A genomic window from Silene latifolia isolate original U9 population chromosome Y, ASM4854445v1, whole genome shotgun sequence includes:
- the LOC141633489 gene encoding kelch repeat-containing protein At3g27220-like has product MRIGRQNQQKPTTWSINLVIIISLIFFVGAAIIADVIWASSSSSAFSAFRYVTNTLPYLNLNSLPLVKVKDPKIYEVQGRVLSATFADLPAPELHWEKMAAAPVPRLDGAAIQIKDLFFVFAGYGTINLVHSHVDIYNFIDNTWGGKFDMPKEMAHSHLGMVTDGRYIYIVNGQYGPQCRGATTHTFVLDTETKQWNDLPPLPAPRYAPATQLWRGRLHVMGGSGVNRYTPEVDHWSLAVKDGKPLEKKWRSEVPIPRGGPHRACVVADDRLMVIGGQEGDFMAKPGSPIFKCSRRNEVVYADVFMLDDDMKWKSLPPMPKPDSHIEFAWALLNHSIVLVGGTTDKHPVTKKMILNREIFRFDLDTMKWSVIGQLPFRVKTTLVGYWNGWLYFTSGQRDRGPDDPTPRKVLGEMWRTKLSF; this is encoded by the exons ATGCGAATAGGGAGACAAAATCAACAGAAACCCACAACTTGGTCGATAAACCTAGTAATAATCATCTCCTTAATATTTTTTGTCGGTGCTGCCATCATCGCCGACGTCATATGGGCTTCGTCGTCATCTTCTGCTTTCTCCGCTTTTCGTTACGTCACCAATACTTTGCCTTACCTTAACCTTAATTCTCTTCCCCTG GTTAAGGTCAAAGATCCTAAAATTTATGAAGTTCAAGGAAGAGTTCTTTCTGCAACATTTGCTGACTTGCCAGCACCAGAATTACATTGGGAAAAGATGGCAGCAGCTCCCGTGCCACGCTTAGATGGAGCTGCTATACAAATAAAAGATCTTTTTTTTGTCTTTGCTGGATATGGTACCATCAATCTT GTACATTCTCATGTTGATATTTACAATTTTATAGACAACACTTGGGGAGGAAAGTTTGACATGCCAAAGGAGATGGCTCATTCTCATTTAGGGATGGTAACAGATGGGAggtacatatatatagtcaatggTCAATATGGCCCACAATGCAGAGGAGCTACTACTCATACATTTGTGCTGGACACTGAAACTAAGCAGTGGAATGACTTGCCACCGTTACCAGCCCCTAG GTATGCACCAGCCACCCAGCTTTGGAGAGGAAGGCTACATGTCATGGGAGGCAGTGGTGTGAATCGATATACTCCCGAAGTAGATCACTGGAGTCTGGCTGTGAAGGATGGCAAACCATTGGAAAAGAAGTGGCGGTCTGAAGTCCCCATTCCTCGCGGGGGACCTCACAG AGCATGTGTTGTGGCTGATGATAGGCTAATGGTTATTGGCGGTCAGGAAGGTGACTTCATGGCCAAACCTGGGTCACCAATCTTTAAGTGTTCCCGAAGAAATGAG GTAGTATATGCTGATGTTTTTATGCTGGATGATGATATGAAGTGGAAAAGCCTGCCTCCCATGCCAAAACCCGATTCTCATATAGAGTTTGCTTGGGCTTTATTGAATCATTCTATCGTTCTTGTTGGAGGGACAACCGACAAACATCCAGTCACGAAAAAGATGATCCTGAATAGAGAGATTTTCCGGTTTGATTTAGACACAATG AAATGGTCGGTGATTGGTCAACTTCCGTTCCGTGTCAAAACGACATTAGTTGGGTATTGGAATGGCTGGTTGTATTTCACATCTGGTCAGCGGGACAGAGGGCCTGATGATCCGACCCCAAGAAAAGTTCTCGGAGAAATGTGGAGAACAAAACTAAGCTTCTAG
- the LOC141633488 gene encoding F-box/kelch-repeat protein At1g51550-like encodes MEQSLTHESPIFDLAQDHLISILYLLPIKSILSFAQTCKKFQSLSSSNSFWETICRRDWGPTCVDALKFQSFNQNLNTNNNCNNSNNSNNNNVNNMLWLKLYQQVAQLRSVSCHKLIDTVGVGDGDMIPCPRASHSLIFVSNCLILFGGGCEGGRHRDDTWVAYLGYDFRTITKWEKVTSGLPTGRFGHTCVVSSDTLILFGGINDHGIRQNDTWVGKVVQNEESVVSLCWKPLDVGSASPPPRGAHAGCCIENRRMLIHGGIGLDGVRLADMWILELSESYSHGTWHEVIAHPSPPPRSGHTLTSIDGTRAVLFGGRGSGYDVLDDVWLFDASEGDEKWVKVIVDLENVYRGTSLARVGHSATLILGGGLLIYGGEDSLRRRKHDFWLLDLNSIPGIKTHSFSSSSRSALTRMWRRLKSHGFNINSRSFHAACADHSGRFVYVFGGMLDGVLLPAESSGLRFDGELFLVELRLRNS; translated from the exons atggaacaaTCATTAACCCATGAATCCCCAATATTTGATTTAGCTCAAGATCATCTTATTTCAATCCTTTACTTATTACCAATTAAATCCATTTTATCATTTGCTCAAACTTGCaaaaagtttcaatctttatcaTCATCTAACAGTTTTTGGGAAACTATTTGTAGAAGAGATTGGGGTCCCACTTGTGTCGATGCactaaagtttcaatcttttaatcaaaatcttaatactaataataattgtaataatagtaataatagtaataataataatgttaataatatgTTATGGTTAAAGTTATATCAGCAGGTGGCACAACTGCGTTCTGTTTCATGTCATAAGTTGATTGATACAGTTGGTGTTGGTGATGGTGATATGATTCCTTGCCCTAGAGCTTCTCATTCTCTCATTTTTGTGTCTAATTGTTTGATTTTGTTTGGTGGGGGTTGTGAAGGAG GACGCCATCGTGATGATACATGGGTTGCATACCTTGGTTATGACTTCCGAACTATAACAAAATGGGAGAAAGTCACGTCAGGCTTGCCAACTGGGCGTTTCGGGCATACTTGTGTAGTGTCAAGTGACACTCTTATATTGTTCGGGGGAATCAATGATCATGGTATCCGTCAAAACGACACATGGGTCGGAAAAGTAGTCCAAAATGAGGAATCCGTTGTTTCGTTGTGTTGGAAGCCATTGGATGTGGGGTCGGCATCACCACCACCTCGTGGTGCACATGCTGGATGCTGCATAGAAAACAGGAGAATGCTTATTCATGGAGGGATTGGCTTAGATGGAGTTAGATTAGCAGACATGTGGATTTTGGAGCTTTCAGAGAGCTATAGCCATGGAACTTGGCATGAAGTTATAGCACATCCATCACCGCCACCTCGTTCAGGACATACTTTGACTAGTATCGATGGGACAAGGGCTGTGCTTTTTGGGGGTAGAGGGTCGGGCTACGATGTTCTTGATGATGTCTGGCTTTTTGACGCCTCTGAGGGTGATGAGAAATgggtcaaggttatagttgactTAGAAAACGTATATAGGGGAACATCCCTAGCTAGAGTGGGTCATTCAGCCACACTAATCCTCGGAGGGGGCCTACTGATATATGGAGGTGAAGATTCCCTGAGACGCAGGAAACATGACTTCTGGCTGTTAGATTTGAACTCAATACCTGGCATCAAAACACACTCCTTTTCTTCAAGCTCAAGGTCGGCTCTTACAAGAATGTGGAGAAGGCTCAAATCCCATGGATTTAACATAAATTCACGTTCATTTCATGCTGCATGTGCCGATCATTCAGGTCGTTTTGTGTATGTATTTGGGGGTATGTTAGATGGAGTACTTCTGCCAGCGGAATCATCCGGACTAAGGTTTGATGGGGAACTCTTTCTCGTGGAACTCCGCTTAAGAAACAGctaa